The following are encoded in a window of Streptomyces sp. Go-475 genomic DNA:
- a CDS encoding MFS transporter has product MRARLRNTFRSLSVRNFRLFAAGQVLSVSGTWMMVVAQDWLVLSLTGDSGTALGAVTAAQFAPMLLLTLYGGRLADRYDKRRLLMGCNLVSGGCAIALAALDAGGAVRLWHVFLFALCLGTVNAVEVPTRMSFVSEMVGPDLLPNASALSALYFNVARVAGPALAGLIIAAAGTGAVMALNAVSYLAVVAGLWKMRTGDLLPVTRDDSARVTDGLRHLASRPDLVVPMALVLFVGLFGLNFQLTLPLLAKTVFHADAASFGLLTTAFAAGSLLAALATTARRARPSARTVTGAALGFGVLETVAGWAPTYLTAAVLLAGTGFASLYFAQAANHRIQLGSDPRFRGRVLAVYTLILQGSTPLGALLIGWISAHLGARSGLYAGGLLSLAATLGVLLADRTRARLRATRPTPRREKESAQR; this is encoded by the coding sequence ATGCGCGCGCGGCTCAGGAACACCTTCCGCTCCCTGTCGGTGCGCAACTTCCGGCTCTTCGCCGCGGGCCAGGTGCTGTCGGTGTCCGGCACCTGGATGATGGTCGTCGCCCAGGACTGGCTCGTGCTGTCCCTCACCGGCGACTCCGGCACGGCGCTCGGAGCGGTCACGGCCGCGCAGTTCGCACCGATGCTGCTGCTCACCCTGTACGGCGGCCGGCTCGCCGACCGGTACGACAAGCGTCGGCTGCTGATGGGCTGCAACCTCGTCTCGGGCGGCTGCGCGATCGCGCTCGCCGCCCTGGACGCCGGCGGGGCGGTGCGGCTGTGGCACGTCTTCCTGTTCGCCCTGTGCCTGGGAACCGTCAACGCCGTCGAGGTCCCCACGCGCATGTCGTTCGTGAGCGAGATGGTCGGCCCCGACCTGCTGCCGAACGCCTCCGCGCTGAGCGCCCTCTACTTCAACGTGGCGCGCGTCGCCGGTCCCGCGCTCGCCGGCCTGATCATCGCGGCGGCCGGCACCGGCGCCGTCATGGCGCTGAACGCGGTGAGCTACCTGGCGGTCGTGGCCGGGCTGTGGAAGATGCGCACCGGCGACCTGCTGCCCGTGACACGGGACGACTCGGCCCGGGTCACCGACGGGTTGCGCCACCTCGCCTCCCGCCCGGACCTCGTGGTGCCCATGGCGCTGGTGCTGTTCGTCGGCCTGTTCGGCCTGAACTTCCAGCTCACGCTGCCGCTGCTGGCCAAGACGGTGTTCCACGCCGACGCCGCGTCGTTCGGTCTGCTGACCACCGCGTTCGCGGCCGGTTCCCTGCTGGCGGCCCTCGCCACCACGGCCCGCCGGGCGCGCCCGTCCGCCCGTACCGTCACCGGCGCGGCGCTCGGTTTCGGTGTGCTGGAGACGGTGGCGGGGTGGGCGCCGACCTACCTGACGGCGGCCGTCCTGCTGGCGGGCACCGGGTTCGCGTCGCTCTACTTCGCGCAGGCCGCCAACCACCGGATCCAGCTGGGCAGCGACCCTCGTTTCCGGGGCCGCGTACTCGCGGTCTACACGCTCATTCTGCAGGGCTCCACCCCACTGGGCGCCCTCCTGATCGGTTGGATCAGCGCGCACCTGGGCGCCCGGAGCGGGCTCTACGCGGGCGGTCTGCTCTCGCTGGCCGCGACGCTCGGTGTCCTGCTCGCCGACCGCACCCGCGCCCGCCTGCGCGCGACACGCCCCACACCGCGGCGTGAGAAGGAGAGCGCGCAGAGGTGA
- a CDS encoding iron-siderophore ABC transporter substrate-binding protein has translation MRRLLLTAAATTAAALTLAACGTTEPAADSAKGKTSEAISLTDSTGAKVELDGPAKKVVATEWNEVESLITLGVDPVGVADVKGYKTWDTAVPLKNEPKDIGTRGEPSMDTIASLSPDLIVASSDLPDAAVKQLRRIAPVLEIKSADASDQIGQMFKNLDLIAKATGTTDRAKTAREDFEAKVAEGKKALADAKLDGASIAFADGYVTSNQVSVRPYTSGSLLGAVNEELGLKNAWKVKGDPVYGLGTTDVEGLTALPEDTRFAYIGNDGDKASTPFTGALAKNAVWTSLPFVKAGEVHRLPDGIWMFGGPGSMEAYIDSLVDALTK, from the coding sequence ATGAGACGTCTCCTGCTCACCGCGGCCGCCACCACCGCCGCGGCGCTCACCCTCGCCGCCTGCGGCACCACCGAGCCCGCCGCCGACAGCGCGAAGGGGAAGACCTCCGAGGCCATCAGCCTCACCGACTCCACCGGCGCGAAGGTCGAACTCGACGGCCCCGCGAAGAAGGTCGTCGCCACCGAGTGGAACGAGGTCGAGAGTCTCATCACCCTCGGCGTCGACCCCGTGGGCGTCGCCGACGTCAAGGGCTACAAGACCTGGGACACCGCCGTCCCGCTGAAGAACGAGCCGAAGGACATCGGCACGCGCGGCGAACCGAGCATGGACACCATCGCCTCGCTCTCCCCCGACCTGATCGTGGCCAGCTCCGACCTGCCCGACGCGGCCGTGAAGCAGCTGCGGAGGATCGCCCCGGTGCTGGAGATCAAGTCGGCCGACGCCTCCGACCAGATCGGGCAGATGTTCAAGAACCTCGACCTGATCGCCAAGGCCACCGGCACCACCGACCGGGCGAAGACGGCCCGGGAGGACTTCGAGGCCAAGGTCGCCGAGGGGAAGAAGGCCCTCGCCGACGCGAAGCTCGACGGCGCCTCCATCGCCTTCGCCGACGGCTACGTCACCTCCAACCAGGTCTCGGTGCGCCCGTACACCAGCGGCTCCCTGCTCGGCGCCGTCAACGAGGAACTCGGCCTGAAGAACGCCTGGAAGGTCAAGGGCGACCCGGTCTACGGCCTCGGCACCACCGACGTCGAGGGCCTCACCGCCCTGCCGGAGGACACCCGGTTCGCCTACATAGGCAACGACGGCGACAAGGCCAGCACGCCGTTCACCGGCGCGCTCGCGAAGAACGCCGTGTGGACCTCCCTGCCGTTCGTGAAGGCGGGCGAGGTGCACCGGCTGCCCGACGGCATCTGGATGTTCGGCGGTCCCGGGTCGATGGAGGCGTACATCGACTCCCTCGTCGACGCGCTGACGAAGTAA
- a CDS encoding IucA/IucC family siderophore biosynthesis protein gives MHRPPTAEAEVAEELAVVRPGLLPRYEAELPGARAAVLSRLWRGLTHDPLPWVTGGERGRDGLTLRLSDGRRLHGPRPDPYATGAYVTVVRLDGTAYADPARLVTDLAVPHSAAFAAELGHSVASLALSRAGQEGEREAWPESDWAWEQRIVDGHPFHPTCRSRPGFSVAEQLAYGPEHRPVVELGLVPVRAEECLVTGVWPGDLRDGEHVVLPVHPWQAAHVLKRTCEERSPGHPLMSLRTLALPGGPHVKTSLSARLTSSVRDISLPSVAASAVLSEFAGVPAARTDGLLHVTRTLGAAAAGSPDFAAVLRESPRTYAGSGERILPVAALATTGLPRSPGWLAGFARLALTVGLRLLELGVALEAHGQNLLVVLSPAGEPLRLVYRDLADIRVSPARLARHRIAVPDLPARMVTDDERTLRRKLFGSLVAGALAGTAGSGEALSTALGTAVRDLPDTPDLAALRADPLPTKALTLMRLSPQTPGDQWAELPNPLR, from the coding sequence GTGCACCGTCCCCCCACCGCCGAGGCCGAGGTCGCCGAGGAACTGGCCGTCGTACGGCCCGGCCTCCTGCCGCGGTACGAGGCCGAACTGCCCGGCGCCCGGGCGGCCGTCCTGTCGCGGCTGTGGCGTGGTCTCACGCATGATCCGCTGCCCTGGGTCACCGGCGGGGAGCGGGGCCGGGACGGGCTGACCCTGCGCCTGTCGGACGGCCGCCGGCTGCACGGCCCGCGGCCGGATCCGTACGCGACCGGCGCGTACGTCACCGTCGTACGGCTCGACGGGACGGCGTACGCCGATCCGGCGCGGCTGGTGACGGACCTCGCCGTCCCGCACTCCGCCGCCTTCGCCGCCGAACTCGGACACAGCGTGGCCTCGTTGGCGCTGTCGCGGGCGGGGCAGGAGGGCGAGCGGGAGGCGTGGCCGGAGAGCGACTGGGCGTGGGAGCAGCGGATCGTCGACGGGCATCCCTTCCACCCGACGTGCCGGTCCCGGCCCGGTTTCTCGGTGGCCGAGCAGCTCGCCTACGGGCCGGAGCACCGGCCGGTGGTGGAGCTCGGGCTGGTGCCGGTACGGGCGGAGGAGTGCCTGGTGACGGGGGTGTGGCCGGGGGACCTGCGGGACGGGGAGCACGTGGTGCTGCCGGTGCATCCCTGGCAGGCGGCGCATGTGCTGAAGCGGACGTGCGAGGAGCGGAGTCCGGGGCATCCGCTGATGTCCCTGCGCACGCTCGCCCTGCCCGGCGGGCCGCACGTCAAGACGTCGCTCAGCGCCCGGCTGACGTCCTCGGTGCGGGACATCTCGCTGCCGTCGGTCGCCGCCTCGGCGGTGCTGTCGGAGTTCGCCGGGGTTCCGGCGGCACGCACGGACGGCCTGCTGCACGTCACCCGCACCCTGGGCGCGGCGGCGGCCGGCTCCCCGGACTTCGCGGCGGTCCTGCGGGAGTCCCCGCGCACGTACGCGGGCAGCGGTGAACGGATCCTGCCGGTGGCGGCGCTCGCCACGACCGGACTGCCCCGCTCCCCCGGCTGGCTGGCCGGTTTCGCGCGGCTCGCCCTCACGGTGGGCCTGCGGCTGCTGGAGCTGGGCGTGGCCCTGGAGGCGCACGGCCAGAACCTGCTGGTGGTCCTGTCGCCGGCGGGCGAGCCGCTGCGGCTGGTCTACCGCGACCTGGCCGACATCCGCGTCAGCCCGGCCCGCCTCGCCCGGCACCGCATCGCGGTGCCCGACCTGCCGGCCCGCATGGTCACCGACGACGAACGCACGCTCCGCCGCAAGCTGTTCGGCTCACTCGTGGCAGGAGCGCTGGCCGGGACGGCCGGGTCGGGCGAGGCGCTGTCGACGGCGCTGGGGACGGCCGTACGGGATCTCCCGGACACGCCGGATCTCGCCGCGCTGCGCGCCGATCCCCTGCCCACGAAGGCGCTGACGCTGATGCGGCTCTCGCCGCAGACGCCCGGGGACCAGTGGGCGGAGCTGCCCAATCCCCTGCGCTGA
- a CDS encoding ABC transporter ATP-binding protein: MRSGEEPAGGERLRGHRLSATHVTVSYDGTDVVHDAAITLRPGEVTVLVGPNGSGKSTLLRTIARLQRARRAEIGIDGGTDGLALSAREFARYVALLTQGRPTPSGLTVRDVVEFGRYPYRGRFGRPDPDASNAVERALALTGVTELAERGADHLSGGQLQRVWLAGCLAQETGVLLLDEPTTYLDLRYQVELLDLVRDLADDHGIAVGVVLHDLDQAAALADRITLLEAGRIVADGPPEDVLTPERLTAVYGIRIDVDTDPLTGRLRTRPVGRHHTRTTRSERLGTTS, encoded by the coding sequence GTGAGATCTGGTGAAGAACCCGCCGGCGGAGAGCGTCTGCGCGGGCATCGGCTTTCGGCCACGCACGTCACCGTGTCGTACGACGGCACGGACGTCGTGCACGACGCGGCGATCACGCTGCGCCCCGGAGAGGTGACCGTCCTGGTCGGCCCCAACGGCAGCGGGAAGTCGACGCTGCTGCGGACGATCGCCCGGCTGCAGCGGGCCCGCCGGGCCGAGATCGGCATCGACGGCGGCACCGACGGCCTCGCCCTGTCCGCCCGGGAGTTCGCGCGCTACGTGGCCCTGCTGACGCAGGGGCGGCCCACGCCCAGCGGGCTGACCGTGCGGGACGTCGTCGAATTCGGCCGCTACCCCTACCGGGGCCGCTTCGGCCGCCCGGACCCGGACGCGTCGAACGCGGTGGAACGGGCGCTCGCGCTGACCGGGGTCACGGAGCTCGCCGAGCGCGGTGCCGACCACCTGTCCGGCGGGCAGTTGCAGCGCGTGTGGCTCGCCGGCTGCCTCGCGCAGGAGACCGGCGTCCTGCTGCTGGACGAGCCGACGACCTATCTCGACCTGCGGTACCAGGTCGAACTCCTCGACCTCGTCCGCGACCTGGCGGACGACCACGGGATCGCCGTCGGGGTCGTCCTGCACGACCTCGACCAGGCGGCGGCCCTCGCCGACCGGATCACCCTGCTCGAAGCGGGCCGCATCGTCGCCGACGGCCCACCCGAGGACGTCCTGACGCCGGAGCGGCTCACCGCCGTCTACGGCATCCGGATCGACGTCGACACCGACCCCCTCACCGGCCGGCTGCGGACCCGTCCCGTCGGCCGCCACCACACCCGCACCACCCGAAGCGAAAGGCTCGGCACCACCTCATGA
- a CDS encoding iron ABC transporter permease codes for MAVTEAPPATRPPAAASRAGAAAVTAGLALLVAVLAVVDVTQGTAAVGPAQVFKALTGRADPSDASVVIASRLPRMTAGILVGVVLGIAGAVLQAVSRNVLASPDTLAVNAGSYLALGLVGATGVSLPLLASSGVAFAGGLLAAAVVLALSGLGTGTVRLVLAGTALALGLNSVTEGLLLLFPQQTEGLYQWNQGSIGQNGFDGVLQLLPVALAGLAGLLLVARRVDALALGDDAARGLGVPVHATRVTVVVLAALLSAAAVTLAGPIGFVGLCAPALVRPLARRFRGFVRARAALPAAGLTGAAVVLGSDVLLRALIPADTAVAVPTGIVTSLVGAVFLVVTALRLRDTAGADAPDRLRVPSRTAFLVTVAVLVAVVVGVTLAGVLLGDSKLLLGDVANWAQGRAGRTVSFVLDTRVPRVLAALCAGAALALAGTLVQAVTRNPLAEPGVLGVSGGAALGAVLLVTTVPAAGSWGIAGAAFGGAALASAVVFGLAARGGYRQHRLVLVGIGMAAGSTALISLLIVLTDPFNATKALTWLSGSTYGRTMADVLPVALVLALGLAVAVARRTELDLVSLDEDTPRLLGLGLPRARLGFLVVGVLLAATAVASAGTIGFVGLVAPHAARALVGRRHARVVPVAVLLGAALVCAADLLGRTVIAPAQLGAGLMTAIIGTPYFLRLLVRGRGAARS; via the coding sequence ATGGCCGTCACCGAAGCGCCCCCCGCCACCCGTCCGCCGGCGGCCGCGTCCCGGGCGGGCGCGGCCGCGGTGACGGCCGGCCTCGCCCTGCTGGTCGCCGTCCTCGCCGTCGTCGACGTCACCCAGGGCACCGCCGCCGTCGGACCGGCGCAGGTGTTCAAGGCCCTGACCGGGCGGGCCGACCCGTCCGACGCCTCCGTGGTGATCGCCTCCCGGCTGCCGCGGATGACCGCCGGCATCCTGGTCGGCGTCGTCCTCGGCATCGCGGGCGCCGTGCTCCAGGCCGTCAGCCGCAATGTGCTCGCCTCGCCCGACACGCTCGCCGTGAACGCCGGTTCGTACTTGGCACTCGGGCTGGTCGGCGCGACCGGCGTCTCGCTGCCGCTGCTCGCCTCCTCCGGCGTCGCCTTCGCGGGCGGGCTGCTGGCGGCGGCCGTGGTGCTCGCCCTGTCCGGCCTGGGCACGGGCACCGTACGGCTGGTCCTCGCCGGCACGGCGCTCGCGCTGGGCCTGAACTCCGTGACGGAAGGGCTGCTCCTGCTGTTCCCGCAGCAGACGGAGGGCCTCTACCAGTGGAACCAGGGCAGCATCGGCCAGAACGGCTTCGACGGCGTCCTGCAGCTGCTGCCCGTCGCCCTGGCGGGACTGGCCGGGCTGCTGCTGGTCGCCCGCCGGGTCGACGCGCTCGCCCTCGGGGACGACGCGGCGCGCGGGCTGGGCGTCCCGGTCCACGCCACCCGCGTCACGGTCGTCGTGCTCGCCGCGCTGCTGTCCGCGGCGGCCGTCACGCTCGCCGGGCCGATCGGCTTCGTCGGGCTGTGCGCGCCCGCCCTGGTCCGTCCGCTCGCCCGCCGGTTCCGGGGCTTCGTCCGCGCCCGGGCGGCCCTGCCCGCGGCCGGGCTGACCGGCGCCGCTGTCGTGCTCGGCTCGGACGTGCTGCTGCGCGCCCTGATCCCCGCGGACACGGCGGTGGCCGTCCCCACCGGCATCGTCACCAGCCTGGTCGGTGCCGTGTTCCTGGTGGTGACGGCCCTGCGGCTGCGGGACACGGCGGGCGCCGACGCGCCGGACCGGCTGCGCGTCCCCAGCCGGACGGCGTTCCTGGTCACGGTGGCCGTCCTGGTCGCCGTGGTCGTCGGCGTCACGCTGGCCGGTGTCCTGCTGGGCGACAGCAAGCTCCTGCTCGGCGATGTCGCCAACTGGGCGCAGGGCAGGGCAGGCCGGACCGTGTCGTTCGTCCTGGACACCCGCGTGCCGCGCGTGCTCGCGGCGCTGTGCGCGGGCGCGGCGCTCGCCCTGGCCGGGACGCTCGTACAGGCCGTGACCCGCAACCCGCTCGCCGAGCCAGGGGTGTTGGGCGTCTCCGGCGGGGCCGCGCTGGGGGCCGTGCTGCTGGTGACCACCGTGCCCGCCGCGGGCTCCTGGGGCATCGCGGGGGCCGCGTTCGGCGGCGCAGCGCTGGCCTCGGCCGTCGTCTTCGGGCTCGCCGCCCGGGGCGGCTACCGGCAGCACCGGCTGGTCCTCGTCGGCATCGGCATGGCGGCCGGCTCCACGGCGCTGATCAGTCTGCTCATCGTGCTCACCGACCCGTTCAACGCCACCAAGGCGCTGACCTGGCTGTCCGGTTCGACGTACGGGCGGACCATGGCCGACGTGCTGCCCGTCGCGCTCGTGCTGGCGCTGGGGCTGGCCGTCGCGGTCGCCCGGCGCACGGAGCTGGACCTGGTCTCGCTGGACGAGGACACCCCGCGGCTGCTCGGCCTCGGGCTGCCCCGGGCGCGGCTCGGTTTCCTGGTGGTGGGGGTGCTGCTCGCGGCGACCGCCGTGGCCTCGGCCGGCACCATCGGATTCGTGGGGCTCGTGGCGCCGCACGCGGCACGTGCTCTCGTGGGCCGGCGGCACGCGCGGGTGGTGCCGGTCGCCGTCCTGCTCGGCGCGGCGCTCGTCTGCGCGGCCGACCTGCTCGGCCGTACGGTCATCGCCCCCGCGCAGCTGGGCGCCGGCCTGATGACGGCGATCATCGGCACGCCGTACTTCCTGCGTCTGCTGGTGCGCGGCCGGGGAGCGGCCAGGTCATGA
- a CDS encoding (2Fe-2S) ferredoxin domain-containing protein: MSATPSDAANDDPPDETAVTGPVPCRVVVCRDCCCGSPKVTGVDHAAQTERLRAAAPVRVSDCLDVCDQANVIVVQPSSAGRAAGGRPVWLGLVNDPAATEDVVSWVRQGGPGVAPLPDILDLYVFTPLTRRRPDGS; the protein is encoded by the coding sequence ATGTCCGCGACGCCGTCCGACGCGGCGAACGACGATCCTCCGGACGAGACGGCGGTCACCGGCCCCGTGCCGTGCCGCGTCGTCGTGTGCCGGGACTGCTGCTGCGGCAGCCCCAAGGTCACCGGGGTCGATCACGCGGCCCAGACCGAGCGCCTGCGCGCCGCGGCGCCGGTGCGGGTCTCCGACTGCCTGGACGTGTGCGACCAGGCCAACGTCATCGTCGTCCAGCCCTCCTCCGCCGGCCGGGCCGCCGGCGGACGGCCGGTCTGGCTCGGGCTGGTCAACGACCCGGCGGCGACCGAGGACGTCGTCTCGTGGGTCCGCCAGGGCGGCCCCGGCGTCGCCCCGCTGCCCGACATCCTCGACCTGTACGTCTTCACCCCCCTCACCCGGCGGCGCCCGGACGGCTCATGA
- a CDS encoding alpha/beta fold hydrolase: protein MTASAHESAGGVRDITLDAAGVTLSALLSEPAGGSPHAVVAAVHGGGMNAGYFGGGADPRQSLLTLGASLGYTVLAVDRPGYRLSAGPLPQGQGLAEQAAALRAALLDFATRHETGAGLFLLAHSYGGKVALAAAADPGPLPLLGLDVSGCGHVYAVEPHELPTRPDDRGLLRRSWGPLRLYPPGTFAASASLVEPVPLRERAELARWPLTFRATAPRVRVPVRLTFAEYEAWWRHDEATLADLAAHFTAAPRVSVDRQPDAGHNISLGLAARSYHLRALAFLESCLASDATARALPSEAVS from the coding sequence ATGACGGCATCGGCCCACGAGTCCGCGGGCGGCGTACGCGACATCACCCTGGACGCCGCCGGGGTGACGCTGTCCGCGCTGCTCAGCGAGCCCGCGGGCGGGTCCCCGCACGCCGTCGTGGCCGCCGTCCACGGCGGCGGCATGAACGCGGGGTACTTCGGCGGCGGGGCCGACCCCCGGCAGTCCCTGCTGACCCTGGGGGCGAGCCTCGGCTACACCGTCCTGGCCGTGGACCGCCCGGGCTACCGCCTCTCCGCCGGCCCCCTGCCCCAGGGGCAGGGCCTGGCGGAGCAGGCTGCCGCGCTGCGTGCGGCCCTGCTCGACTTCGCGACCCGCCACGAAACCGGCGCCGGTCTGTTCCTGCTCGCCCATTCCTACGGAGGCAAGGTGGCGCTGGCCGCCGCCGCGGACCCGGGTCCGTTGCCCCTGCTCGGGCTGGACGTCTCGGGCTGCGGCCATGTGTACGCGGTCGAACCGCACGAGCTGCCCACCCGCCCTGACGACCGCGGCCTGCTGCGCAGGAGCTGGGGGCCGCTGCGGCTCTACCCGCCGGGCACCTTCGCCGCGAGCGCTTCCCTCGTCGAGCCCGTGCCCTTACGGGAGAGGGCGGAGCTGGCCCGCTGGCCGCTGACCTTCCGGGCCACCGCGCCCCGCGTCCGCGTGCCCGTACGGCTGACCTTCGCCGAGTACGAGGCGTGGTGGCGGCACGACGAGGCGACCCTCGCCGATCTGGCCGCGCACTTCACGGCCGCCCCACGGGTGAGTGTCGACCGGCAGCCCGACGCGGGGCACAACATCAGCCTCGGCCTGGCCGCCCGCTCCTACCACCTGCGGGCCCTCGCGTTCCTCGAAAGCTGCCTGGCCTCCGACGCCACGGCCCGTGCGCTGCCCTCCGAGGCGGTCTCCTGA
- a CDS encoding VWA domain-containing protein yields MITSKRLAAGVCALLAALTAGLAFPAGAAAGEPTGQEAPKVDLVLDVSGSMRARDIDGQSRMAAAKQAFNEVLDATPEEVELGIRTLGANYPGDDRKTGCKDTAQLYPVGPLDRTEAKTAVATLTPTGWTPIGPALLKAADDLEGGNGSKRIVLISDGEDTCAPLDPCEVAREIAAKGIGLTIDTLGLVPTAELSRQLSCIAEATGGTYTSVEHQDELTDRVNELVDRAADPVVTPVPTRGAAECAGAPALKSGLYSDREEFGQQRWYRVDVPPGKELRASVSVAADRAVNPGYGVLLRAVTVKGREIVRGEAAGTGRTDVISTGLRYPKAASDEEDAPAEAVCLTVSHSFSAASGVKTTPGLPLELTVDVVDGPDRAADVAAFGLGRGWWLLGVLILTGFLAGLVWGWLSRWRVAVWRTN; encoded by the coding sequence ATGATCACAAGTAAACGGCTGGCGGCGGGCGTCTGTGCCCTGCTCGCCGCGTTGACGGCCGGGCTCGCCTTCCCGGCCGGAGCGGCCGCCGGTGAACCCACGGGCCAGGAGGCCCCCAAGGTCGACCTCGTCCTCGACGTGAGCGGCTCGATGCGAGCGCGGGACATCGACGGACAGTCGCGGATGGCCGCCGCGAAGCAGGCGTTCAACGAGGTGCTGGACGCGACGCCCGAGGAGGTCGAACTCGGCATCCGCACCCTCGGCGCGAACTACCCGGGCGACGACCGGAAGACGGGCTGCAAGGACACCGCGCAGCTCTACCCCGTCGGCCCGCTGGACCGCACCGAGGCCAAGACGGCCGTCGCCACGCTCACCCCGACGGGCTGGACGCCGATCGGCCCGGCCCTGCTGAAGGCGGCCGACGACCTGGAGGGCGGGAACGGCTCCAAGCGGATCGTGCTGATCAGCGACGGCGAGGACACCTGCGCCCCGCTCGACCCGTGCGAGGTGGCCCGGGAGATCGCCGCCAAGGGCATCGGCCTGACCATCGACACGCTGGGACTGGTGCCCACCGCCGAGCTGAGCCGGCAGCTGAGCTGCATCGCCGAGGCCACCGGCGGCACCTACACCTCGGTGGAGCACCAGGACGAACTCACCGACCGGGTCAACGAGTTGGTGGACCGGGCGGCCGACCCGGTGGTGACGCCGGTGCCGACGCGGGGCGCCGCCGAGTGCGCCGGGGCCCCGGCGCTGAAGTCCGGGCTGTACAGCGACCGGGAGGAGTTCGGGCAGCAGCGCTGGTACCGGGTGGACGTCCCGCCGGGCAAGGAGCTGCGCGCCTCGGTGAGCGTGGCGGCCGACCGGGCCGTGAACCCCGGCTACGGCGTCCTGCTGCGGGCCGTCACCGTCAAGGGCCGCGAGATCGTGCGCGGCGAGGCGGCGGGCACCGGCCGTACGGACGTGATCTCGACGGGTCTGCGCTACCCGAAGGCGGCGAGCGACGAGGAGGACGCACCGGCCGAGGCCGTCTGCCTGACCGTGTCGCACTCCTTCTCGGCGGCCTCCGGTGTGAAGACCACGCCCGGTCTGCCGCTGGAGCTGACCGTCGATGTCGTGGACGGTCCGGACCGGGCGGCCGACGTGGCCGCCTTCGGCCTCGGCCGCGGCTGGTGGCTACTGGGTGTCCTGATCCTCACCGGCTTCCTGGCCGGTCTCGTCTGGGGCTGGCTGTCGCGCTGGCGGGTCGCTGTCTGGAGGACCAACTGA
- a CDS encoding IucA/IucC family protein translates to MERVDLMPPPAEDDSAHGDDSATGLAGRADAYAAVPLLNCLLREVARPVRQEGDRRVYRLPGGGRLLRVRGTRRPAEPEVRVAGGWRRVGHPELVKLVAEELRRHTGLSNHELPAEMIDSRDAVAALLAARAGAVPPGDLYLRSEQCLLTGHTHHPAPKARGGGPAAGWLPYAPEAYARFPLTLLGLREDTVVEEGDTSALDALGTAPPGYRLLPAHPWQLDLAARELDAAFADGRLVRLGTTAFDTWPTAAIRTLYAPEPDLFLKFSLDVRITNDIRRLWRHDLLALRRTDAAVCSALAASDGPPAWLSDRGYRTADFAFEALAVLVRDGFHDRLLPGATPLLAAGLVEGFDGSPLDRAAAPEAWWAAYLAQVVPPAVTAFARHGVVLEAHLQNTLVAVDADGTPVQALYRDAEGVKLLPEVSREAGWERLVYCLVVNHLTEIAGALAARRPGFDPWPAVRRELARHDVPEIPALLTSPTLPAKTNLLLRWTGADGADARYLPLPNPLRHQP, encoded by the coding sequence GTGGAACGCGTGGACCTCATGCCCCCGCCCGCCGAGGACGACTCGGCCCACGGCGACGACAGTGCCACCGGCCTCGCCGGGCGCGCGGACGCGTACGCCGCCGTGCCGCTGCTGAACTGCCTGCTGCGGGAGGTGGCCCGGCCGGTCCGGCAGGAGGGCGATCGCCGGGTCTACCGTCTGCCCGGCGGGGGCCGCCTGCTGCGCGTGCGCGGGACGCGGCGGCCCGCCGAGCCCGAGGTGCGGGTGGCGGGCGGCTGGCGGCGCGTCGGCCACCCCGAGCTGGTCAAGCTCGTCGCCGAGGAACTGCGCCGGCACACCGGGCTGTCCAACCACGAACTGCCCGCCGAGATGATCGACAGCCGGGACGCCGTGGCCGCGCTGCTGGCCGCCCGGGCCGGCGCCGTCCCGCCCGGCGACCTCTACCTCCGCTCCGAGCAGTGCCTCCTCACCGGCCACACCCACCACCCGGCCCCCAAGGCACGCGGCGGCGGCCCGGCCGCCGGCTGGCTGCCGTACGCGCCCGAGGCGTACGCCCGCTTCCCGCTGACCCTGCTCGGCCTGCGCGAGGACACCGTCGTCGAGGAGGGCGACACCTCGGCCCTGGACGCCCTCGGCACGGCCCCGCCCGGCTACCGGCTGCTGCCCGCCCACCCCTGGCAGCTCGACCTGGCCGCGCGGGAGCTCGACGCAGCCTTCGCGGACGGCCGGCTCGTCCGGCTCGGCACGACCGCCTTCGACACCTGGCCGACGGCCGCGATCCGCACGCTCTACGCACCCGAGCCCGACCTCTTCCTCAAGTTCAGCCTCGACGTGCGCATCACCAACGACATCCGCCGGCTCTGGCGCCACGACCTGCTCGCCCTGCGCCGGACCGACGCGGCGGTGTGCTCCGCGCTGGCTGCGTCCGACGGCCCTCCGGCCTGGCTGAGCGACCGCGGCTACCGCACCGCCGACTTCGCCTTCGAGGCCCTGGCCGTCCTCGTCCGCGACGGCTTCCACGACCGTCTGCTGCCCGGCGCGACCCCGCTGCTGGCCGCCGGACTCGTCGAGGGCTTCGACGGCAGCCCGCTCGACCGCGCCGCCGCCCCGGAGGCCTGGTGGGCGGCCTACCTGGCGCAGGTGGTGCCCCCGGCCGTCACGGCCTTCGCCCGGCACGGCGTCGTCCTGGAGGCCCACCTGCAGAACACCCTCGTCGCGGTGGACGCCGACGGCACGCCCGTGCAGGCGCTGTACCGGGACGCCGAGGGCGTGAAGCTGCTGCCGGAGGTGTCGCGCGAGGCGGGCTGGGAGCGGCTCGTGTACTGCCTGGTCGTCAACCACCTCACCGAGATCGCCGGCGCCCTCGCCGCACGCCGGCCCGGCTTCGACCCCTGGCCCGCCGTCCGCCGCGAACTGGCCCGCCACGACGTCCCGGAGATCCCCGCCCTGCTCACCTCGCCCACCCTGCCCGCCAAGACCAACCTGCTGCTGCGCTGGACGGGCGCGGACGGCGCCGACGCCCGCTACCTGCCGCTGCCCAACCCGCTCCGGCATCAGCCGTAA